From Brochothrix thermosphacta DSM 20171 = FSL F6-1036, a single genomic window includes:
- a CDS encoding type I restriction-modification system subunit M, protein MAIGLEQQLWASADILRGKMDASEYKNYLLGLIFYKYLSDSQLREVYEQENGKAALFPSRSEQYNGLMEWYTEEPEELEEIIRLQTGYFIKPEQLFYTYRQKADSYEFNLTDLQEGFNELERQGEEFNGLFADIDLNSTKLGSNAQQRNVTITEVLRALDEIDLFEHDGDVIGDAYEYLIGQFASSAGKKAGEFYTPQAVSHIMSEITSIGQENRAPFHIYDPTMGSGSLMLNIRRYLMNPNQVHYHGQELNTTTFNLARMNLILHGVDKARMNLNNGDTLDADWPTEEPHQFDSVVMNPPYSAKWSAADKFLSDQRFERFGKLAPKSKADFSFLLHGFYHLKDTGTMGIVLPHGVLFRGAAEGTIRQALLEMGAIDAVIGLPANIFYGTSIPTTVIILKKNRSNRDVLFIDASNEFTKQKNQNLLSQKHIEKIIATYKGRQAIEKYAYVANFEELAANDFNLNIPRYVDTFEEEEAIDLVDNSQSLTSINQEINDSEKVMLSLIAHLETSDGNKEIIEAIKNTL, encoded by the coding sequence ATGGCGATTGGATTAGAACAACAATTATGGGCATCAGCGGATATTCTTCGTGGAAAAATGGATGCAAGTGAGTATAAAAACTATTTATTAGGTTTGATTTTTTATAAATATTTATCTGATTCCCAATTAAGAGAAGTATATGAACAAGAAAATGGGAAAGCAGCTCTTTTTCCAAGTCGTAGTGAGCAGTATAACGGATTGATGGAATGGTATACGGAAGAGCCCGAAGAATTAGAAGAAATCATTCGGTTACAAACGGGGTATTTTATTAAACCAGAACAACTTTTCTACACTTATCGCCAAAAAGCAGATAGCTATGAATTTAATTTAACAGATTTACAAGAGGGTTTTAATGAACTGGAACGTCAAGGAGAAGAATTTAATGGTTTATTTGCAGATATTGATTTGAATTCTACGAAATTAGGTTCTAATGCACAACAGCGCAATGTCACTATTACGGAAGTTTTACGTGCACTGGATGAAATTGATTTATTTGAACACGATGGGGATGTTATCGGTGATGCTTATGAATATTTAATTGGGCAATTTGCTTCAAGTGCTGGTAAAAAAGCAGGCGAATTTTATACACCACAAGCAGTATCGCATATCATGTCAGAAATCACGTCAATTGGTCAAGAAAATCGTGCGCCGTTTCATATCTATGACCCGACAATGGGGTCAGGTTCTTTGATGTTAAACATTCGTCGCTATTTAATGAATCCTAATCAAGTACATTATCATGGGCAAGAATTAAATACGACAACGTTTAATTTAGCGCGTATGAACTTAATTTTACATGGTGTCGATAAAGCGCGCATGAACTTGAATAATGGCGATACGTTAGATGCAGATTGGCCAACAGAAGAACCACACCAATTTGATTCAGTTGTGATGAATCCTCCTTATTCAGCTAAATGGTCAGCGGCGGATAAATTTCTTTCTGATCAACGTTTTGAGCGTTTTGGAAAGTTAGCACCAAAATCAAAAGCTGACTTTTCTTTCTTATTGCATGGTTTTTATCATTTGAAAGATACAGGAACGATGGGGATTGTATTACCACATGGTGTTTTATTCCGAGGAGCGGCAGAAGGAACGATTCGTCAGGCATTGTTAGAAATGGGTGCAATTGATGCGGTTATAGGATTGCCTGCTAATATTTTTTATGGCACCAGTATTCCGACGACCGTCATTATTCTTAAAAAGAACCGTTCAAACCGAGATGTTTTATTTATTGATGCATCAAATGAATTTACTAAACAAAAAAATCAAAATCTACTTTCTCAAAAACATATTGAAAAGATTATTGCGACATACAAAGGACGACAAGCTATTGAAAAATATGCTTATGTCGCGAATTTTGAAGAATTAGCTGCAAATGATTTCAATCTCAATATCCCGAGATATGTAGATACTTTTGAAGAAGAAGAGGCAATTGATTTGGTTGATAATAGCCAGTCGCTTACTAGCATTAATCAAGAAATTAATGACAGTGAAAAAGTAATGTTAAGTTTAATCGCTCACTTAGAAACGAGTGATGGTAATAAAGAAATCATTGAAGCTATAAAAAATACACTGTGA
- a CDS encoding restriction endonuclease subunit S — protein MEHKNIPEIRFSGFTNEWEQRRLSEVLRERNNQQPQSMEYPLVSFTVENGVTPKTDRYEREQLVVGDKSSKKYKVTVLNDIVYNPANLKFGAISRNKYGNAVFSPIYVTFLVNNDVTMPEFIEMLITRKDFIKRALKYQQGTVYERQSVSPENLLSMNLYLPGKLEQEKIGTFFKHLDDTISLQQCKLDLLKEQKKGYLQKMFPKNGQTAPEIRFKGFTDDWEERKLGELASFSKGNGYTKNDLVEFGDPIILYGRLYTKYETVIEKVDTFVNKKDKSIISEGSEVIVPASGESSEDISRASVVGKSGIILGGDLNIIKPVNYIDSIFLALTISNGSQQKEMSKRAQGKSVVHLHNSDLKQVNILYPKLEEQQKIGSFFKQLDNTIALHQRKLELLKEQKKGFLQKMFPKNS, from the coding sequence ATGGAACATAAAAATATACCAGAAATAAGATTTTCTGGTTTTACTAATGAATGGGAACAGCGTAGACTCTCTGAAGTACTCCGGGAAAGAAATAATCAACAACCGCAAAGTATGGAGTATCCTTTAGTATCATTTACAGTTGAAAATGGCGTTACTCCAAAAACTGATCGTTATGAACGAGAACAGCTGGTTGTTGGCGATAAAAGTTCAAAAAAATATAAAGTAACGGTATTAAATGATATTGTGTATAATCCAGCAAATTTAAAATTTGGAGCCATTTCACGTAATAAATATGGCAATGCTGTTTTTAGTCCCATCTATGTAACTTTTTTAGTAAATAATGATGTAACAATGCCAGAATTTATTGAAATGCTTATAACGCGAAAGGATTTTATTAAACGTGCATTGAAATACCAGCAAGGGACCGTATATGAACGACAATCAGTCAGTCCTGAAAATTTATTATCCATGAATCTGTATCTTCCTGGAAAATTAGAACAAGAAAAGATTGGTACGTTCTTTAAACATTTAGATGATACTATCTCCCTTCAACAGTGCAAGTTAGATTTGTTGAAAGAGCAGAAAAAAGGCTACTTGCAAAAAATGTTCCCTAAAAATGGTCAAACTGCCCCAGAGATTCGATTTAAGGGCTTTACAGACGATTGGGAAGAGCGTAAGTTAGGTGAATTAGCTAGTTTTTCAAAAGGCAATGGATATACAAAAAATGATTTAGTCGAATTTGGAGATCCAATAATTTTATATGGTCGCTTATATACAAAATATGAAACAGTTATTGAGAAAGTAGATACATTTGTAAATAAGAAAGATAAATCAATAATTAGTGAAGGATCTGAAGTCATAGTGCCTGCATCAGGAGAATCTTCAGAAGATATTTCTAGAGCTTCAGTTGTTGGGAAATCAGGTATAATTTTAGGCGGAGATTTAAATATAATTAAACCAGTAAATTATATTGATTCTATTTTTTTAGCTTTAACTATTTCTAATGGATCTCAACAAAAAGAAATGTCTAAGAGAGCTCAAGGAAAATCTGTAGTTCATCTGCATAACTCTGATCTAAAACAAGTAAATATTTTATATCCAAAATTAGAAGAACAACAAAAAATCGGTTCATTCTTCAAACAACTAGATAACACTATCGCTCTTCATCAGCGTAAGTTAGAACTTCTTAAAGAGCAGAAAAAAGGCTTTTTACAAAAAATGTTTCCTAAAAACAGTTGA
- a CDS encoding type I restriction endonuclease subunit R yields the protein MSTELDIERDFIRILSEKENQWRYRPDIKTEADLWGNFFSHLDRLNVAVLKDIKLSIKETKKIQVELARLTGTPFLASQWLRGENGISQIVLERDTGEKVTLEAFRNKDISGGTSSYEVVHQIVPDTKRLVRGDVTLLINGLPIIHVELKKESAKDGFIQAYQQIQRYAEEGFFKGIYATTQIFVVSNKVDTRYFARPSEDTPQAYKRMEKFLFNWRTEDNIPVPDLFDFTRVVLRIPDAHELISQFTVLVDDQKNQKFLMVLRPYQIHAIRRIRRQAAQHEGGFIWHATGSGKTITSFVATKLLAQHSIGVDRTVMVVDRTDLDAQTQDEFTKFASEYHTGQSTGTAVANTLIVGIKNQKQLTRSLLSAKNNNTILVTTIQKLSAAMRNAQQESEKKGTNQFEKLRKEHVVFIVDEAHRAVSDEEMRRIKKLLPNSTWFGLTGTPIFEENKKQENGTYARTTEQQYGPLLHAYTTKNAMDDEAVLGFQVEYHSLLLEEDQEEIIARSNKGKRSDDPIKQESQLPAELYEDDKHIHAMLHKIFNRRSVIKKFNVKNGYPTMSGILTTHSIAQAKRVYYMLKKMKDEGTLLTGRQFDERHQLIDEDFPRVAITFSTNPDQLDKNAQDDELVEIMTDYAKQFDMTAHDDEKLYNQNINRRLARKEKQYQINGQWLDLVIVVDRLLTGFDSPTIQTLYIDREMSYQKMLQAFSRTNRISFEKDVGMIVTFRKPETMKRNVQDTFRLFSNEIQDFKVLIPREYKEVREEFESLAQVYHQAEGELMVNPTDVKAMINQVSAYQKLEKSYKALKSYDEYEEEIEEFTEFVEAMPNYQGKNENLKVKIKEKLVEEHDDRDIEELLADITFSSHLNATHKDVVDSFYINQLLRALQEREEGAIERFDKEIQMKDPLVQPMYEELKNQLIHTEEPINVIALKEDAIQDKIRHLTENQAQELGLSIELLQSAANEYRSEGKVIPYLSHLLDTMTLSKEAFEEKTGEKYRRRTKVLEQLLQKNFDIIQKWKEEL from the coding sequence ATGTCAACTGAATTAGATATTGAAAGAGATTTTATAAGAATTCTTAGCGAGAAAGAAAATCAATGGCGTTATCGACCGGATATAAAAACAGAAGCAGATTTATGGGGGAATTTCTTTTCGCATTTAGATCGCTTGAATGTGGCTGTTTTGAAAGATATAAAGTTAAGCATCAAAGAAACTAAAAAAATTCAAGTCGAACTTGCTCGCCTTACAGGAACTCCTTTTTTAGCCTCGCAATGGCTACGTGGTGAAAATGGTATTTCACAAATAGTATTGGAAAGAGATACAGGTGAAAAAGTAACGCTGGAAGCGTTCCGTAACAAAGATATTTCAGGCGGGACATCTTCATATGAAGTGGTGCATCAAATTGTTCCAGATACGAAGCGGCTTGTACGCGGAGATGTGACGTTGCTAATTAATGGGTTGCCGATTATCCATGTTGAATTGAAAAAAGAATCTGCGAAAGATGGATTTATCCAAGCGTATCAGCAGATACAGCGATATGCAGAAGAAGGTTTTTTCAAGGGTATTTATGCCACCACTCAAATTTTTGTTGTGTCTAATAAAGTGGATACACGATATTTTGCGCGTCCAAGTGAAGATACACCGCAAGCTTATAAACGAATGGAGAAGTTTTTATTTAACTGGCGAACAGAAGATAATATCCCTGTCCCTGATTTGTTTGATTTCACCCGTGTGGTGTTAAGGATTCCAGATGCTCATGAATTAATTAGTCAATTCACCGTTTTAGTCGATGATCAAAAAAACCAAAAATTTCTAATGGTTCTGCGTCCTTATCAAATTCATGCGATTCGTAGAATACGTAGACAAGCAGCGCAACATGAAGGTGGTTTTATTTGGCACGCGACAGGTTCAGGGAAAACAATTACAAGTTTTGTTGCAACTAAATTATTGGCTCAACATTCGATAGGTGTAGACAGAACGGTAATGGTTGTTGATCGTACGGATTTAGATGCACAGACGCAAGATGAGTTTACGAAATTTGCATCCGAATATCATACCGGACAATCGACGGGGACAGCCGTTGCGAATACATTGATAGTGGGAATAAAAAATCAAAAACAGCTGACACGTAGTTTGTTGTCAGCGAAAAATAATAATACGATTTTAGTAACGACCATCCAAAAGTTATCGGCTGCAATGCGTAATGCGCAACAAGAAAGTGAAAAAAAGGGGACAAATCAATTCGAAAAATTGCGCAAGGAGCATGTTGTTTTTATTGTAGATGAAGCTCATCGAGCAGTAAGTGATGAAGAAATGCGACGTATAAAAAAATTATTACCCAATTCAACATGGTTTGGATTAACGGGAACGCCGATTTTTGAAGAGAATAAAAAACAAGAAAATGGGACCTATGCACGAACGACAGAACAACAGTATGGCCCTTTACTACATGCGTATACTACCAAAAATGCAATGGATGATGAAGCGGTATTGGGTTTTCAAGTCGAATATCATTCTTTGTTGTTAGAAGAAGATCAAGAAGAGATAATAGCGCGATCGAATAAAGGAAAAAGAAGTGATGATCCGATTAAGCAGGAAAGTCAATTACCCGCGGAATTGTATGAAGATGACAAACACATACACGCGATGTTACATAAAATATTTAATCGTCGGAGTGTTATAAAAAAGTTTAACGTGAAAAATGGCTATCCTACAATGTCTGGTATTTTAACGACACATTCGATTGCACAAGCTAAACGCGTGTATTATATGTTGAAAAAAATGAAAGATGAAGGCACTTTGCTGACTGGTCGTCAATTTGATGAGCGTCATCAATTGATTGATGAGGATTTTCCACGTGTGGCGATTACTTTTTCAACCAATCCAGATCAACTAGATAAAAACGCACAAGATGATGAACTTGTTGAAATAATGACTGACTATGCCAAGCAATTTGATATGACAGCACATGATGATGAAAAGTTATACAATCAAAACATAAATAGACGCTTAGCACGTAAAGAGAAACAATATCAAATCAATGGGCAATGGCTTGATTTAGTAATCGTTGTTGATCGTTTACTTACAGGGTTTGATTCCCCGACTATTCAAACTTTATATATTGATCGTGAGATGAGTTATCAAAAAATGCTGCAAGCTTTCTCACGAACGAATCGTATTAGTTTTGAAAAAGACGTGGGAATGATTGTTACATTTCGTAAACCTGAAACCATGAAGAGAAATGTACAAGATACATTCCGTTTATTTTCAAACGAGATACAAGACTTTAAAGTACTTATTCCAAGAGAATATAAGGAGGTAAGGGAAGAGTTTGAATCATTAGCCCAAGTCTATCATCAAGCAGAAGGAGAGCTTATGGTTAATCCAACAGATGTAAAGGCGATGATTAATCAAGTTAGCGCTTATCAAAAATTGGAAAAAAGTTATAAAGCATTAAAAAGCTACGATGAATATGAAGAAGAAATTGAAGAATTCACTGAATTTGTAGAAGCAATGCCAAATTATCAAGGGAAAAATGAAAATTTAAAAGTTAAGATAAAAGAAAAACTAGTAGAAGAACACGATGATCGAGATATTGAGGAGCTATTAGCAGATATTACTTTTTCTTCTCATTTGAACGCCACGCATAAAGATGTAGTGGATAGTTTTTATATTAATCAGTTACTGAGAGCTCTTCAAGAAAGAGAAGAAGGCGCTATTGAAAGGTTTGACAAAGAAATACAAATGAAAGACCCTCTCGTTCAACCGATGTATGAAGAGTTGAAAAATCAATTGATTCATACAGAAGAACCAATAAATGTTATTGCCCTAAAGGAAGACGCTATTCAAGATAAAATTAGACATTTAACCGAAAATCAGGCGCAGGAGTTGGGGCTTTCAATAGAATTGTTACAATCAGCGGCTAATGAATACCGTTCAGAAGGGAAAGTCATTCCTTATTTATCACACCTATTAGATACGATGACCCTCTCAAAAGAAGCGTTTGAAGAAAAAACAGGTGAAAAATACCGTCGACGTACCAAAGTGTTAGAACAGTTACTACAAAAAAACTTTGATATTATTCAAAAATGGAAAGAGGAATTATAA
- a CDS encoding polysaccharide lyase family 1 protein, which translates to MKKTMLLLGVLLVTVLLVVPFSVSAADIFPNSGANGLTGFAGQAKNEKGQNKNATTGGVGGKIVYVSTIQDLKQHLSTNVKEIIVIQKNISTNGKTKVDLGSNKTLVGSYKHRTLNNIYLAANQNSSNIIFQNITLVHDASINANDDIQMYLNYGQNYWIDHVTFAGHNYDPNGHDLDKLLYVGVKADYVTISNSKFSNHRYGLILGYPDDNSSSGATYDGYPHMTIANNYFDNLTVRAPGLMRYGFFHVKNNYINNFNLGFTLANHAKIYSEANYFGEGSQRGGALDDKGNGQFIDVGSNVKFNQKSPVTSWNPHSNYAYKVNTAQYAKDFTQKYAGSQNTTLIFGQ; encoded by the coding sequence ATGAAAAAAACAATGTTATTATTAGGTGTTTTATTGGTTACAGTATTGCTTGTCGTGCCCTTTTCTGTTAGTGCTGCAGATATTTTTCCGAATTCTGGTGCAAATGGGCTCACTGGTTTTGCAGGACAAGCAAAAAATGAAAAAGGTCAAAATAAAAATGCAACAACTGGTGGTGTAGGTGGTAAAATTGTTTACGTTTCAACTATTCAAGATTTAAAACAACATTTATCTACGAATGTGAAAGAGATAATTGTTATTCAAAAAAATATATCAACAAATGGAAAAACTAAAGTAGATTTAGGATCTAATAAAACATTAGTTGGAAGTTATAAACATAGAACGCTAAATAATATTTATTTAGCAGCTAATCAAAACTCTAGCAACATTATTTTTCAAAACATAACACTAGTTCACGATGCATCTATAAATGCTAATGATGATATTCAAATGTATTTGAATTATGGTCAAAATTATTGGATTGATCATGTTACGTTCGCAGGTCATAATTATGATCCTAACGGTCATGATTTAGATAAATTACTTTATGTGGGAGTTAAAGCTGACTACGTAACGATAAGTAACTCGAAATTTAGTAATCATCGTTATGGATTAATTCTTGGATATCCAGATGATAACAGTTCAAGTGGTGCGACATACGATGGCTATCCACACATGACAATTGCGAATAATTATTTTGATAACCTTACAGTTAGAGCACCTGGATTAATGAGATATGGATTTTTCCATGTTAAAAATAACTATATCAATAATTTTAATTTAGGTTTTACACTTGCAAATCATGCGAAAATATATTCTGAAGCAAACTACTTTGGAGAAGGCTCTCAAAGAGGTGGTGCTTTGGATGATAAAGGGAACGGACAATTTATAGATGTTGGAAGTAATGTTAAATTCAATCAAAAGTCTCCTGTTACAAGTTGGAATCCGCATAGCAACTATGCATATAAAGTTAATACAGCTCAATATGCTAAAGATTTCACACAAAAATATGCAGGGTCTCAAAATACTACATTAATATTCGGTCAGTAA
- a CDS encoding helix-turn-helix domain-containing protein, with protein sequence MFTGFNILRQYETFQTVNDMNDNIAHHIEHNYLNANSVNVLHYVANLASRHNGACRALYATIADKLGISVSTVNRCVRSLKQANIIAVFPQRRKTLVGGSSSNIITILPVTDSPHDSSHDSPPTPVKDVPNVTESKGNELSASPSNLLINFKSTKNKTGHQEAVDLVPLFSEFVGYGLTKDKFLMIVAEAKTKAKNLKAYVRKSCMNFIDNKREKQEAMAIQPINPFSQEARAEFLAQKQHSHLKNLFNPWEVSEHA encoded by the coding sequence ATGTTCACAGGATTCAATATTTTAAGGCAGTACGAAACATTTCAGACAGTGAACGATATGAATGATAATATCGCTCACCATATCGAACACAACTATTTGAATGCTAACAGTGTGAACGTGCTTCATTACGTGGCTAATTTAGCAAGTCGTCACAATGGGGCATGTCGTGCGCTGTATGCCACGATTGCGGATAAGTTAGGTATTTCAGTGTCTACGGTTAATCGTTGCGTAAGATCGCTTAAACAGGCAAATATCATTGCGGTATTTCCACAACGCAGGAAAACACTAGTAGGTGGCTCATCAAGTAATATTATTACGATTTTACCAGTCACTGACAGCCCACATGATAGTTCACATGACAGTCCACCTACACCAGTAAAGGACGTACCAAACGTAACAGAGAGTAAAGGGAATGAGTTATCCGCTTCACCCTCTAACTTATTAATTAACTTTAAATCAACTAAAAACAAAACAGGTCACCAAGAAGCGGTTGACCTTGTGCCACTTTTTTCTGAATTTGTTGGTTATGGGTTAACAAAAGATAAATTCTTAATGATCGTTGCTGAAGCAAAAACAAAAGCGAAAAACTTAAAAGCGTATGTGCGCAAATCATGTATGAATTTCATTGACAACAAGCGAGAAAAACAGGAAGCAATGGCAATACAACCAATTAACCCATTCTCACAAGAGGCACGAGCCGAGTTTTTAGCACAGAAACAGCACTCACATCTTAAAAATCTATTCAATCCGTGGGAGGTGTCAGAACATGCCTAA
- a CDS encoding DNA primase family protein, whose amino-acid sequence MELNNTVPNSEAVGELVSGFTTTIKERPQWLYIDDNNKERVNIPALAKEIMQESRMVNYPNFPYPLQYSEKGGYWKSFDIDKYTEKKATEKLQQAGKWSNRTVKDTAYNVGINCYQAGNHLTPAEVMKTDKVAFNNGVYDFTTGRLSPHDPELMLLHGHDYNLTMQGEAVKTKQWLSDLMGESITYIMEMIGSCFYHGMPFQELTILSGDGSNGKSTLLNHITSMLGMTNISSVALEQFADKNNRFATSQVYLKEANIFADIDSKYLDKVSVIKALTGDDTILIEFKNKNPFSYKSFAKLIFSANELPSLKVNTHGDTRRFKIVPLDTKITQEFISHHDLKAVEREIPSFAYECIEMFRKALERGYTSESERMAEVKEKWLERNNPVERFLKEECKLDNANTGRSASYVYDEYRIFCNKEGIKALNKQNFIKLVEKHGYIYARIMKNGKRGMVFKGLVMEDNTPYS is encoded by the coding sequence ATGGAGTTAAATAATACAGTACCTAATAGTGAAGCGGTTGGTGAGTTAGTAAGTGGCTTTACAACGACAATCAAAGAACGTCCTCAATGGCTTTATATAGACGATAACAACAAGGAAAGGGTTAATATACCTGCTTTAGCAAAAGAAATCATGCAAGAATCAAGAATGGTGAATTATCCTAATTTCCCTTATCCGCTTCAATACAGCGAAAAAGGCGGGTATTGGAAGTCATTTGATATTGATAAATACACAGAGAAAAAAGCTACTGAAAAATTACAACAAGCAGGCAAATGGTCGAACAGAACAGTAAAAGATACCGCCTACAACGTGGGTATTAACTGTTATCAAGCAGGCAATCACTTAACGCCTGCTGAGGTGATGAAAACGGATAAAGTGGCGTTTAATAATGGGGTCTACGACTTTACCACAGGACGATTATCCCCACATGATCCCGAATTGATGTTATTACATGGGCATGATTACAATCTAACCATGCAAGGGGAAGCGGTCAAAACAAAGCAATGGCTATCTGACTTAATGGGTGAAAGTATCACGTATATCATGGAAATGATAGGCTCTTGTTTTTATCATGGTATGCCATTCCAAGAATTGACGATATTAAGTGGTGACGGTAGTAATGGTAAGAGTACCTTGTTAAACCACATTACAAGTATGTTAGGAATGACTAATATTTCCAGTGTGGCACTGGAACAATTTGCCGATAAAAACAACCGCTTCGCAACGTCACAAGTCTATTTGAAAGAAGCCAATATATTTGCAGATATTGATAGTAAGTACCTTGATAAAGTATCGGTTATTAAAGCATTAACAGGCGATGATACCATTTTAATAGAGTTTAAAAACAAGAACCCATTCAGTTATAAGAGCTTTGCTAAGTTGATTTTTAGTGCCAACGAGTTGCCGAGCCTAAAAGTGAATACACATGGTGATACAAGACGGTTTAAAATTGTGCCGCTCGATACCAAGATAACGCAAGAGTTTATCAGTCACCACGATTTAAAGGCTGTAGAACGTGAAATACCTAGCTTTGCTTATGAATGTATAGAAATGTTTAGAAAAGCCCTAGAGCGAGGATATACAAGTGAATCCGAGCGAATGGCAGAGGTCAAAGAGAAATGGTTGGAACGTAATAACCCAGTTGAACGCTTTTTGAAAGAAGAATGTAAATTAGATAATGCTAATACAGGACGTTCGGCGTCCTATGTTTATGATGAATACCGTATTTTTTGTAACAAAGAGGGAATTAAAGCGTTGAACAAACAAAATTTTATCAAATTAGTTGAAAAACATGGTTATATCTATGCAAGGATTATGAAAAACGGAAAAAGAGGAATGGTTTTTAAAGGGTTGGTTATGGAAGATAATACCCCTTACTCATAA
- a CDS encoding bifunctional DNA primase/polymerase, with product MNLLQMALKYAQNGVSVFPCVPNEKRPATTNGFKSASMDQQQIKDWWRDNPDYNIGLPTGETMWVLDVDVHGSKEGMEQLKEWETNYGQIQTTTVQTPTGGLHYYFRGQQFLPASSTSKLAPQVDIKGKGGYVLAPPSIHPNGGIYEVLNSHPIVEAPEWLKTLIGNSEGQTYRKLSSDEWGKLLSGVNVGERNNTLARLAGRYLYKLGSHETYEILKMWNANLSNPLTIGELNKTFSSILKREIKKQGAWKNGVK from the coding sequence ATGAATTTGCTACAAATGGCATTAAAATACGCACAAAATGGGGTATCAGTCTTTCCTTGCGTGCCGAATGAGAAACGTCCGGCAACAACAAATGGGTTTAAGTCCGCTTCAATGGATCAGCAACAAATAAAGGACTGGTGGCGAGATAACCCCGACTATAATATCGGTTTACCGACTGGCGAAACAATGTGGGTGCTAGATGTTGATGTACATGGCAGTAAAGAGGGCATGGAACAGTTAAAAGAATGGGAAACCAACTATGGCCAGATACAAACGACAACGGTGCAAACGCCCACAGGTGGCTTGCATTACTATTTTAGAGGACAGCAGTTTTTACCCGCTTCATCAACCAGTAAACTAGCCCCACAGGTCGACATAAAAGGTAAGGGTGGATATGTTCTTGCACCGCCAAGCATACACCCGAATGGTGGCATTTATGAGGTGTTGAACAGTCACCCGATAGTAGAAGCCCCCGAATGGCTTAAAACACTCATAGGAAACAGCGAGGGGCAGACATACCGTAAATTATCCAGTGATGAATGGGGCAAGTTATTAAGTGGTGTCAATGTGGGTGAACGTAATAATACATTGGCACGACTAGCGGGGCGATATTTATATAAATTGGGTAGTCATGAAACCTATGAAATATTAAAAATGTGGAATGCTAACCTATCTAACCCCTTAACTATTGGTGAGTTAAACAAAACATTTAGCAGTATCTTAAAAAGAGAAATTAAAAAGCAAGGGGCGTGGAAAAATGGAGTTAAATAA
- a CDS encoding site-specific integrase, translating to MMYLSTYYKEWVQCNKKDVVRDVTLAKYRMTGRWLESLEPKKDLSELSRQDYQTIIRAYAAKHAHQTVVDFHRQIRSCLLDALDDEIITKDITRRVQLGGLKVNASVKHLEEDEAKLLMKCLEIKYQSALNWDHFILLLITTGIRFSEALALTKEDFDFEQLAINITKSYDYKKKTQKIRFQPTKNTSSIRCVSLDLKTAWILRPLIEKQKDKMPIWPQLCGVGHPPVFNSTINNRLKKRCLSANIPVITLHGLRHTHASVLIAKGVSIQAVAKRLGHANTITTQSTYIHLLKTAEKKANEQIASILINW from the coding sequence ATGATGTATTTATCTACGTACTATAAAGAGTGGGTGCAGTGCAATAAGAAGGACGTTGTAAGAGATGTGACGCTTGCTAAATATCGAATGACAGGTAGATGGTTAGAAAGTTTAGAACCTAAAAAAGATTTATCAGAACTAAGTAGACAAGATTATCAAACAATTATTAGGGCATATGCCGCAAAACATGCACATCAAACAGTAGTTGATTTTCATAGACAGATACGCTCTTGTCTACTCGATGCATTGGATGACGAAATAATTACAAAAGATATTACACGTAGAGTCCAACTAGGCGGGCTTAAAGTGAATGCGTCTGTTAAACATCTTGAAGAAGATGAAGCGAAATTATTGATGAAATGTTTAGAAATCAAGTATCAGTCAGCATTGAATTGGGATCACTTTATTCTACTTTTGATAACAACAGGTATTCGTTTTTCAGAAGCATTGGCGCTGACTAAAGAAGATTTTGATTTTGAGCAATTAGCTATCAATATAACAAAATCTTATGATTATAAGAAAAAGACGCAGAAGATACGCTTTCAGCCAACTAAAAATACGTCGTCTATCCGTTGTGTTTCGTTGGATTTAAAGACGGCTTGGATACTTAGACCCTTGATTGAGAAGCAAAAAGATAAAATGCCTATCTGGCCTCAGTTGTGTGGTGTAGGGCATCCACCAGTTTTTAATTCAACGATTAACAACAGATTAAAAAAGAGGTGTCTATCGGCTAATATACCAGTCATAACGCTACACGGTTTACGCCATACACATGCATCGGTTCTTATAGCTAAAGGTGTCAGCATACAAGCAGTAGCGAAACGCCTGGGCCATGCAAATACTATTACAACACAATCAACCTATATTCACTTACTTAAAACAGCTGAAAAAAAGGCAAATGAGCAAATTGCGAGTATATTAATCAATTGGTAA